A single Acidaminococcus sp. DNA region contains:
- a CDS encoding nitroreductase family protein → MIDAILRRRSIRKYKQDPIPRSLIEEVLKAGILAPSSKNRQPWKFIVVTGEARKEAVRTMKTGIDRERKTPYLPASAPYIRDALFTVRIMEQAPVLIFVMNELGYSLNKTLTRDEHVSEICNAESIGAAIENMTLAATDLGLGSLWVANTYFAYPELCTYLHSKGELVAALALGYPAEAPARRPRKSLEEAVEWRE, encoded by the coding sequence GTGATTGATGCAATATTACGCCGGCGAAGCATACGCAAATATAAACAAGACCCCATTCCCCGCTCCCTGATTGAGGAAGTCCTGAAGGCTGGCATCCTTGCCCCTTCCTCCAAAAACCGTCAGCCCTGGAAATTTATCGTTGTTACCGGAGAAGCCAGAAAAGAAGCTGTACGGACGATGAAGACGGGAATTGACCGGGAACGCAAAACGCCATACCTGCCGGCAAGTGCTCCCTATATTCGCGATGCGCTCTTTACCGTCCGGATCATGGAACAGGCCCCGGTCCTCATCTTTGTCATGAATGAGCTGGGTTATAGTCTGAATAAAACACTCACGCGGGATGAGCACGTTTCCGAGATTTGCAATGCCGAATCCATTGGTGCTGCTATCGAAAACATGACACTGGCGGCAACTGATCTGGGGCTTGGAAGTCTCTGGGTAGCCAACACTTATTTTGCCTATCCGGAATTATGTACTTATCTCCATTCCAAGGGAGAACTCGTTGCTGCATTAGCACTCGGTTATCCGGCGGAAGCACCGGCAAGAAGGCCGCGCAAATCGCTGGAAGAAGCTGTAGAATGGAGAGAATAA
- a CDS encoding CoA pyrophosphatase — protein sequence MAEKYKEIGRFETLWKDQELRPDRSLPIWESAVLLPLLKGKNGWEILFEVRSRKLNWQPGDICFPGGHRDEGDPSREATAVRETREELGLAREDIQVLGPLEYFYAPMGPIIFPYAGIIAAKSSYQLSTGEVDEIFTAPVRELLAIQPSTAKSTMGIKYGSGFPPQLGHKENTNWRETYQYDLLFYPYEGHVIWGITARVLHNFLKRLQEAGF from the coding sequence ATGGCAGAAAAGTATAAGGAAATTGGGCGCTTTGAGACGCTCTGGAAAGATCAGGAGCTGCGGCCTGACCGCAGTCTTCCCATTTGGGAATCAGCCGTGCTTTTGCCGCTCCTGAAGGGCAAAAACGGCTGGGAAATTCTTTTTGAAGTTCGTTCCCGTAAATTAAATTGGCAGCCCGGTGATATTTGTTTTCCCGGCGGGCACCGCGACGAGGGCGACCCCAGTCGGGAAGCAACGGCTGTGCGGGAAACACGGGAAGAACTCGGCCTTGCACGGGAGGATATCCAGGTGCTTGGGCCTTTGGAGTATTTTTATGCCCCTATGGGGCCCATCATTTTTCCCTATGCCGGAATCATCGCGGCAAAGTCCTCTTACCAGCTTAGTACGGGTGAAGTAGATGAAATTTTTACAGCACCTGTCAGGGAGCTGCTTGCCATCCAGCCCAGTACTGCAAAATCAACGATGGGTATCAAGTACGGGTCTGGATTTCCACCGCAGCTTGGTCATAAGGAAAATACAAATTGGCGGGAAACCTACCAGTATGACCTGCTTTTTTACCCCTACGAGGGTCATGTTATCTGGGGAATCACGGCGCGGGTGCTGCATAATTTTTTGAAGCGCCTGCAAGAGGCTGGTTTCTGA
- a CDS encoding cation diffusion facilitator family transporter, which yields MNMKITRKLYGNDDSHLAMHVSNVSIVINLFLSVGKFIAGILGRSSAMISDAIHSASDVFGTVIAMFGVILSSRSSDEDHQYGHEKQEYIATLFLAFILLFTGLYIGYEGVDSMLTGSYKTKAAPGLIAMIAAVVSIVTKEGMFWYTIKAAKKINSGALRAEAWHHRSDALSSIGSFVGIFAARSGYPIMDPLASVIICIMIIHASIGIFHDASDKLVDHACSQEEEERMKSLVMAQCGVTGIDSLRTRMFGAKMYVDIDIVADGNLTLFQAHLVADEVHDTIEQNFPNVKHCMVHVSPDPTIPAKQGIKTTIACPIGSTKIIED from the coding sequence ATGAATATGAAAATCACGCGCAAGCTTTATGGCAATGATGACAGCCATCTGGCGATGCACGTTTCCAACGTAAGTATCGTCATCAATCTATTTCTCAGCGTCGGTAAATTTATCGCCGGTATCCTGGGGCGTTCCAGTGCTATGATTTCCGATGCCATCCATTCGGCATCGGATGTCTTCGGTACTGTGATTGCCATGTTCGGAGTCATCCTCTCCAGCCGTTCTTCCGATGAGGACCATCAGTACGGCCATGAAAAGCAAGAATACATTGCTACCCTCTTTCTGGCCTTTATTTTACTCTTTACCGGTCTTTATATCGGTTATGAAGGCGTTGACTCCATGCTGACGGGCAGTTACAAGACCAAAGCCGCACCGGGGCTTATCGCCATGATTGCCGCTGTCGTTTCCATTGTCACTAAAGAAGGAATGTTCTGGTATACCATCAAAGCTGCCAAAAAGATCAACTCCGGTGCTCTGCGCGCCGAGGCCTGGCACCATAGAAGCGATGCTCTCTCCTCCATCGGTTCCTTTGTAGGTATTTTTGCTGCCCGTTCAGGATATCCAATCATGGATCCGCTGGCTTCCGTCATTATCTGTATTATGATCATTCATGCCTCCATTGGCATCTTCCATGATGCCTCTGACAAACTGGTTGACCATGCCTGCAGCCAGGAAGAAGAAGAACGTATGAAATCTCTTGTCATGGCTCAATGCGGTGTTACCGGCATTGATTCGCTTCGTACCCGTATGTTTGGTGCCAAGATGTATGTCGATATCGATATTGTGGCAGACGGTAACCTGACCTTGTTCCAGGCTCACCTCGTGGCGGACGAAGTCCACGATACCATCGAACAGAATTTCCCAAACGTCAAACACTGCATGGTGCATGTTTCCCCTGACCCGACCATCCCGGCAAAACAGGGCATCAAAACTACGATTGCTTGTCCGATAGGGTCGACTAAGATTATTGAAGATTGA
- a CDS encoding DUF4127 family protein, with translation MFLKTLLVGSVAALSLWMGTAAASSKIIYIPLDNRPVNLEYTTDTAKSAGFPLTVPPREYLSGAKTTGNNEKLWEWFEKEAPHADAAIIATDSLNYGGLVASRKHHHLEKYLRRQVFRLDTLKKNNPGLKIYAFSTIMRTPQQSVATVEPAYYETYGPQIFRLSQLMDKEDMDGLSAEENMEKNRLTLSIPSEYLQDWRNRRLVNLQVNRRLIRMAQRDNFHFLALGKDDNAPYSRTHMEARQLEALGRGMSKKQFQIIPGVDQLGLLLVTRAINELKGEKPEIYPIFAPGVGGSTVPLYTDETAATSVKNQVIAVGGRIANSEDKADLILAVNTPDNGVTLDSTDNENAPYSNKANKQFARQIARLETEKPVALADIAYANGADNGFILALSMNKALLPLTAYSGWNTADNSIGFALSQGILAKYMSDADRDRLLRVRLLDDWIYQSNVRYRVSLEMDRYNWKLKYDMGKYYNRILGRTNRLFKQYVADEPDIRNVKYTLEFPWNRMFEVDVRVR, from the coding sequence ATGTTTCTCAAGACCCTGCTCGTGGGGAGTGTCGCGGCATTATCTTTGTGGATGGGCACAGCCGCAGCTTCTTCCAAAATTATTTATATTCCTCTGGATAATCGGCCGGTCAATCTGGAATATACAACAGATACGGCCAAGTCCGCCGGTTTTCCCCTGACAGTTCCCCCGAGGGAATACCTGTCCGGAGCAAAAACTACCGGCAACAACGAAAAACTATGGGAATGGTTTGAAAAAGAAGCTCCGCACGCCGACGCAGCCATCATTGCCACAGACAGCCTGAATTACGGCGGCCTCGTAGCTTCCCGCAAGCATCATCACCTGGAAAAATACCTGAGGCGCCAGGTTTTCCGTCTGGATACGTTAAAAAAGAATAATCCGGGACTTAAAATCTACGCTTTCAGTACCATCATGCGGACACCCCAGCAAAGCGTAGCAACCGTAGAACCCGCATACTACGAAACGTACGGCCCGCAGATTTTCCGTCTCTCCCAACTAATGGATAAAGAAGATATGGACGGTCTGAGTGCAGAGGAAAACATGGAAAAAAACAGGCTGACCCTTTCCATTCCTTCGGAATACCTTCAGGACTGGCGCAACCGCCGGCTCGTCAACCTGCAGGTCAACCGCCGTCTCATCCGCATGGCACAGCGCGACAACTTCCATTTCCTTGCTCTGGGCAAAGACGATAATGCACCGTACTCCCGTACGCACATGGAAGCTCGTCAGCTCGAAGCTCTGGGCCGCGGCATGAGCAAGAAACAATTCCAGATCATCCCCGGTGTAGATCAGCTTGGCCTGCTCCTTGTAACGCGTGCCATTAACGAATTAAAAGGCGAAAAGCCGGAAATTTATCCGATTTTCGCACCTGGAGTCGGCGGCAGCACGGTGCCCCTCTACACGGACGAAACTGCTGCCACTTCCGTCAAGAATCAGGTTATAGCCGTAGGCGGACGCATCGCCAATTCCGAAGACAAGGCAGACCTCATACTTGCCGTCAATACTCCGGATAACGGCGTAACGCTGGATTCAACGGATAATGAAAATGCTCCTTACAGCAACAAAGCCAATAAACAATTTGCCCGCCAGATTGCCCGCCTCGAGACGGAGAAACCTGTGGCTCTGGCAGATATTGCTTACGCAAACGGTGCTGATAACGGATTTATCCTGGCTCTTTCCATGAATAAGGCCCTGCTGCCGCTGACCGCCTACTCCGGCTGGAACACGGCGGATAACAGCATCGGTTTTGCTCTTTCCCAAGGTATCCTTGCAAAATATATGAGTGATGCGGATCGTGATCGTCTGCTTCGTGTCCGCCTCCTCGATGACTGGATTTACCAATCCAATGTACGGTACCGTGTCTCCCTTGAGATGGACCGCTACAATTGGAAGTTGAAATATGATATGGGAAAATATTATAATCGAATCCTGGGGAGGACAAATCGCCTCTTCAAGCAGTATGTCGCGGATGAACCGGACATCAGAAATGTAAAATATACTCTCGAATTTCCCTGGAACCGGATGTTTGAAGTCGACGTCCGGGTACGTTAA
- a CDS encoding trimeric intracellular cation channel family protein translates to MWLFWNLFDLAGTLSFAVSGAIVGTLRHMDIFGISVLAVLTAVGGGIIRDVLAGRIPPVALRDPTALLLSVATALLLAVYVSLYRMRGMKKKLLSTLYVAADTIGLASFTVTGTLVGLSSGEPDSYVFPIVLGLLTAVGGGVLRDLMAQRIPVVLVADVYATASIFGSMVLCVCWRLGARDAAPFVGAGVVIILRILALKYKWQLYRPLSSNGRKRH, encoded by the coding sequence ATGTGGCTATTCTGGAACTTATTCGATCTTGCAGGCACCCTTTCTTTTGCTGTGTCCGGTGCTATTGTCGGCACTTTGAGACATATGGATATTTTTGGAATATCCGTTCTTGCCGTGCTTACAGCCGTCGGCGGCGGAATTATCCGTGACGTCCTGGCAGGACGGATACCGCCGGTAGCCCTGAGAGACCCGACTGCCTTACTGCTGTCGGTAGCAACGGCACTGCTGCTTGCGGTCTATGTATCGCTCTACCGGATGCGCGGCATGAAGAAAAAACTGCTTTCAACGCTGTATGTAGCGGCTGATACTATCGGACTTGCTTCTTTTACCGTAACAGGAACTCTCGTCGGCCTGTCCAGCGGCGAACCGGATTCTTATGTCTTTCCCATTGTGCTGGGACTCCTTACTGCAGTGGGCGGAGGTGTCCTTCGGGATTTGATGGCCCAGCGCATTCCTGTTGTCCTCGTAGCCGATGTATACGCGACGGCTTCGATTTTTGGCAGCATGGTATTATGCGTATGCTGGCGCCTTGGTGCCCGGGACGCAGCCCCTTTTGTAGGTGCAGGTGTGGTCATCATTCTCCGGATATTAGCGCTGAAATATAAATGGCAGCTTTATCGGCCGTTATCCAGCAACGGGCGGAAGAGACATTAA
- a CDS encoding YajQ family cyclic di-GMP-binding protein — translation MAKNSSFDIVSQIDMQELDNALNQTRKEISQRYDFRGSSASIELVDDALKLTAEDDYKLGAILDMLRQRMAKRGLSLRCLEPGKIEPAAKGTVRQSVALKQGIDRETAKKIIGAIKASKIKVTTQQMDNQIRVSGPKKDDLQAVIQLVRSQDFGIDVQFINMR, via the coding sequence ATGGCAAAGAACAGCTCATTCGACATCGTATCGCAAATCGACATGCAGGAACTGGATAACGCCCTGAACCAAACACGCAAAGAAATTTCCCAACGCTATGATTTTCGTGGTTCATCTGCCAGCATCGAACTGGTGGATGACGCACTGAAACTCACTGCCGAAGACGATTACAAGCTCGGTGCCATTCTGGATATGCTGCGTCAGCGGATGGCAAAACGCGGCCTTTCCCTGCGCTGCCTTGAGCCAGGCAAGATTGAGCCGGCTGCCAAAGGCACGGTACGCCAATCTGTAGCCCTGAAGCAAGGTATTGACAGAGAAACAGCAAAGAAAATTATTGGTGCTATCAAAGCCTCCAAGATCAAGGTTACAACGCAGCAAATGGATAACCAGATTCGCGTGTCAGGTCCTAAAAAAGATGACCTGCAGGCTGTCATTCAGCTTGTCCGCAGTCAGGATTTTGGTATCGACGTGCAGTTCATTAATATGCGCTAA
- a CDS encoding GspE/PulE family protein yields the protein MDFSYRDYLREEPAGIVAQQKRKDEGPVIPLARQILQQSFALGASDIHLEPGKEQMMVRCRVDGVLQQLLKVPRNLQDSLISRFKIMAAMDIGERRLPQDGRIQSQWENRQIDIRVSSLPTLYGEKLVMRLLDQEKSNFTLDEMGFSTKNRKCLENMIRQPYGLILITGPTGSGKTSTLYALMRTLQDPGKNIITVEDPIEYQMEGVSQVAVQPKIGLTFARCLRTILRQDPDLIMVGEIRDGQTAAMSVHAALTGHLVLSTLHTNTAAGAVSRLLDLGTDPHLLAAALRGVVAQRLVRRLCAKCRQAYRIDSESWESKYFLNSGETQFTLYRAGKCGACRHSGYHGRTAIHEVLPFTESCRQAVSHGAGEWELTQLARKEGVPSLFQDGREKVRLGITSVRELLRVYGPFE from the coding sequence ATGGATTTTTCGTATCGGGATTATCTTCGGGAAGAGCCGGCGGGAATTGTGGCACAGCAGAAACGTAAAGATGAGGGACCGGTGATTCCGCTTGCCCGGCAGATTTTGCAGCAGTCCTTTGCCCTCGGTGCGAGTGATATCCATCTCGAACCCGGAAAGGAGCAGATGATGGTACGCTGCCGTGTAGACGGAGTGCTGCAGCAGCTTCTTAAAGTGCCCCGCAATTTGCAGGATAGTCTTATTTCCCGTTTTAAAATTATGGCGGCCATGGATATCGGAGAAAGGCGGCTGCCACAGGATGGCCGCATTCAGTCTCAGTGGGAGAACAGGCAGATTGATATCCGCGTTTCCTCTCTGCCGACGCTCTATGGAGAAAAGCTGGTTATGCGGCTGCTGGATCAGGAAAAAAGTAATTTCACTCTGGATGAAATGGGCTTCAGCACCAAAAATCGAAAGTGTCTTGAAAATATGATTCGGCAGCCTTATGGGCTCATCCTCATTACAGGGCCGACAGGGTCCGGAAAAACATCTACGCTGTATGCACTGATGCGGACGCTGCAGGACCCGGGGAAGAATATCATCACGGTGGAAGACCCGATTGAATATCAGATGGAAGGCGTCAGCCAGGTAGCCGTTCAGCCAAAAATCGGGCTGACTTTTGCACGGTGTCTGCGAACTATCCTGCGGCAGGATCCGGACCTCATTATGGTCGGGGAAATTCGTGACGGACAGACAGCGGCCATGAGCGTTCACGCAGCGCTGACCGGACACTTGGTACTGAGTACGCTTCATACCAATACAGCGGCAGGTGCCGTAAGCCGTCTGCTGGATCTCGGAACGGATCCTCATCTTTTGGCGGCAGCACTGCGCGGTGTGGTAGCTCAGCGGCTGGTACGAAGGCTTTGTGCAAAGTGCCGCCAGGCCTATCGTATTGATTCGGAATCCTGGGAAAGCAAATATTTTCTGAATTCTGGGGAAACACAGTTTACCTTATATCGGGCAGGAAAATGTGGGGCCTGCCGTCATTCCGGATATCATGGGCGGACTGCCATTCACGAAGTCCTTCCCTTCACGGAAAGCTGCAGACAGGCTGTTTCTCACGGAGCAGGGGAGTGGGAACTGACGCAATTGGCACGGAAAGAAGGCGTCCCTTCCTTGTTTCAGGACGGCCGGGAAAAGGTTCGGCTCGGCATCACTTCCGTCCGGGAATTGCTCCGTGTCTACGGACCTTTTGAATGA
- a CDS encoding glycosyltransferase: MMNVLIITNWKHVDEITGANKAFCSLASALSAHHEVTALVLSETGGKPIFSIAPEVHFKNITGCYHIKQNLGHRLLRSLKFSSEARHRYDQQVQDPIWMQKIDPVLQEVKPDVIIVFTPDLARILLIQGKVKQPVILTLRQAADVLLTNLTPEGIEALRKAACIHVLTPDNISRTKKFCDHVAWIPNGIVSSGLTSTLGNHLILHSGRFSKNQKRQHLLIEAFHLLQSDFLDWKVEFWGEGDPERDSYAHDCLELVKKYHLENNIHFCGSTDQMARQMARASVFAFPSATEGMSQAMLEAMDIGLPVVGYRSCASVSSLIQDGVNGILCEDGVEPLAEALRKLMKDPELRKRIGAEAQKVREQYAAEQSWAKWEKLLEDVVKQG, encoded by the coding sequence ATGATGAATGTGCTCATCATCACAAACTGGAAACATGTAGATGAAATTACAGGAGCCAATAAGGCTTTCTGCTCGCTTGCTTCTGCGCTTTCAGCGCACCATGAGGTAACGGCCCTGGTGCTTTCGGAAACGGGAGGGAAACCCATTTTTTCGATTGCACCTGAGGTGCATTTTAAAAATATTACAGGGTGCTATCATATCAAACAAAATCTCGGACACCGGCTGCTTCGAAGTTTGAAATTCAGTTCGGAGGCGCGGCATCGATATGACCAGCAGGTACAGGACCCAATCTGGATGCAGAAAATCGACCCGGTGCTTCAAGAAGTAAAACCTGACGTGATTATTGTTTTTACGCCGGACCTTGCCAGAATCCTGCTGATCCAGGGAAAGGTGAAGCAGCCTGTCATTCTGACACTGCGTCAGGCTGCCGATGTGCTGCTGACAAACCTGACTCCCGAAGGCATAGAAGCACTGCGCAAAGCGGCCTGCATCCACGTTCTTACACCGGACAATATTTCACGGACAAAGAAATTTTGCGATCATGTGGCCTGGATTCCAAACGGAATTGTTTCTTCAGGTCTCACGAGTACGTTGGGAAATCATCTGATTCTGCACTCCGGAAGGTTCAGTAAAAATCAAAAAAGGCAGCATCTTTTAATTGAGGCTTTCCATTTGCTGCAGTCTGATTTCCTGGATTGGAAGGTGGAATTTTGGGGAGAAGGGGACCCGGAACGGGATTCCTATGCCCATGACTGTCTGGAACTTGTCAAGAAGTATCACCTGGAGAACAATATTCACTTTTGCGGCAGCACGGATCAGATGGCGCGGCAGATGGCAAGAGCTTCTGTTTTTGCTTTCCCCAGTGCGACGGAAGGAATGAGCCAGGCTATGCTGGAAGCGATGGATATCGGCCTTCCCGTGGTGGGGTATCGGAGCTGTGCCTCCGTCAGCAGTTTGATTCAGGACGGCGTCAACGGAATTCTCTGTGAAGACGGTGTGGAACCTCTGGCAGAGGCGTTGCGGAAACTTATGAAGGACCCTGAACTGCGCAAGCGCATAGGGGCCGAGGCCCAGAAAGTCCGCGAGCAGTATGCAGCTGAGCAGAGCTGGGCAAAGTGGGAAAAACTGCTGGAGGATGTAGTAAAGCAGGGATAA
- a CDS encoding type II and III secretion system protein, with the protein MKTFLCFCCFFNFVIQAWAAPVSFSVQNATVRSVLQTLADTNGYSLVMPQGGNTPITLTLTDVPFEKAVRLIAQSEGLAIHTEGTILYAAVPEQMSRSFGTLSVYPLNYIRAETAANVLKPLTTSPLTFDALSNTLFVTGSPGEQAQIKKALTAMDRPTKQVTFEACILSLRDEASRELGLTWNWDTLPADSEAKSGYAGLIHLGHGYRTHFQAALSALCQEGKAKVLATPSIITLPGQEGSIFIGDHIPVVTEKITSGSSTYSTEYVDAGIRLACKPLVSHDGIISAEVHTEVSTPTLISELKNYRITSRTADTHVRLKERETLVIGGLISEEEQQRFEAVPLLSKLPLLGELFKFRSHNKNRTEVCIFLTPYLSEPGTSPTLYRMPETLQKKEPSSKDSSYKIRNQPLAGASKNYAAPAP; encoded by the coding sequence TTGAAAACTTTCCTTTGTTTCTGCTGTTTTTTTAATTTTGTGATTCAGGCATGGGCAGCTCCCGTTTCGTTTTCAGTACAAAATGCCACGGTCCGCAGCGTATTGCAGACACTCGCCGATACAAACGGCTACAGCCTCGTGATGCCGCAGGGCGGAAATACTCCAATCACACTGACCCTGACAGACGTTCCTTTTGAAAAAGCCGTCCGGCTGATTGCCCAAAGCGAAGGATTAGCCATTCATACCGAAGGTACCATACTGTATGCCGCGGTTCCCGAGCAAATGAGCCGCAGTTTTGGAACTTTATCCGTATACCCGTTAAATTATATCCGTGCCGAAACAGCGGCTAACGTACTGAAGCCGCTGACAACATCGCCGCTTACCTTTGATGCGCTGAGCAACACCCTCTTTGTCACCGGTTCACCAGGGGAACAAGCCCAGATCAAAAAGGCTCTGACCGCCATGGATCGTCCCACCAAACAAGTTACCTTTGAAGCCTGCATTCTCTCCCTGCGGGACGAGGCTTCCCGGGAACTGGGGCTCACCTGGAACTGGGATACCCTGCCGGCAGATTCCGAAGCTAAGAGCGGTTACGCAGGCCTTATCCATCTGGGACACGGGTACCGGACTCATTTTCAGGCTGCGCTCAGTGCCCTTTGCCAGGAGGGAAAGGCTAAAGTGCTGGCAACCCCGAGTATCATCACCCTCCCCGGGCAGGAAGGCAGTATTTTTATTGGAGATCATATTCCTGTAGTCACTGAAAAAATCACCAGCGGCAGTTCGACGTATTCCACCGAATACGTCGATGCCGGCATCCGTCTTGCCTGTAAGCCGCTTGTGAGCCATGACGGCATCATTTCTGCCGAAGTTCATACAGAAGTCAGTACGCCGACCCTGATTTCCGAACTAAAAAATTACCGGATTACAAGCCGCACGGCTGACACTCATGTTCGTCTCAAAGAACGAGAAACTCTCGTTATCGGCGGGCTTATCAGTGAAGAAGAGCAGCAGCGTTTTGAAGCGGTTCCGCTCCTGAGCAAACTTCCTCTGCTCGGAGAACTTTTCAAATTTCGTTCCCACAATAAAAACCGCACGGAAGTCTGTATCTTTCTCACCCCCTATCTTAGTGAGCCCGGTACCTCTCCGACACTTTACCGGATGCCGGAGACATTACAAAAAAAAGAGCCCTCATCAAAGGACTCTTCTTATAAAATCAGAAACCAGCCTCTTGCAGGCGCTTCAAAAAATTATGCAGCACCCGCGCCGTGA
- a CDS encoding FAD-dependent oxidoreductase — MQRFELLLEAEQFSDYGGWVLDSQFENEMGSPYLLAHGIGTPCADASTKIIIPEDGEYRVWVRAKDWVPAYHPGTFQVLFNDTPVPTTFGANGKDWSWELVEHVHLPAGTVQVKLHDLTGFDGRCDAIYITNTTITPPEKPDSAARAWRKRLLHLPQEPVNAGSYDVVVVGGGIPACCAAYTAAKLGLQVAIIQNRPCLGGNGSKELGLIPEGVAGPIVDAITERQEDGDIGATAILNHMPNVSVFLEEEVYNVVLDGRKIVAVDSRNARTSVEHRYFAPTFIDGSGRALLALLSGAATMGGEEAKSDFGESLAPEKASAMHHGNTIFFRTEEMDQPVSFPDVPWAVEVAKDHMDLSGQIGQVSSCCGHGPYENKPGPYIGPEKQKPRRREDGSWENPMSLPKTHFWEYGQWLDQYSDGEAIRDHLLQAIIGTYDNVRRKDPKKYANLKLTHLTYQVATGAFRSYLGDYVLSEKDIREHKFFPDAVVMNESAFCLHYPGNPKYDFRLGNWKWDERDGKPYSVPFRCLYSADIDNLFCCGKHISATHIASSNLKLMGNGGQHGIAVGAAAALCKKYKTMARGILNNHLEELKEVIKKVNQ, encoded by the coding sequence GGGTTCCCCTTATCTGCTCGCCCATGGTATTGGCACTCCTTGTGCTGATGCGTCTACTAAAATTATAATCCCTGAAGACGGAGAATACCGCGTATGGGTTCGTGCCAAAGACTGGGTTCCCGCTTATCATCCTGGAACCTTCCAGGTACTCTTTAATGATACGCCCGTGCCGACTACCTTCGGCGCCAACGGCAAAGACTGGTCCTGGGAGCTCGTCGAACATGTCCACCTGCCGGCTGGCACAGTGCAGGTAAAACTCCATGACTTGACCGGTTTTGATGGCCGCTGTGATGCCATTTACATCACTAACACGACCATTACACCACCAGAAAAACCGGACAGTGCTGCCCGGGCATGGCGGAAACGTCTGCTTCATCTGCCGCAGGAACCCGTTAACGCCGGCAGTTATGATGTTGTTGTCGTTGGTGGTGGTATTCCCGCCTGCTGCGCTGCCTATACGGCGGCAAAATTGGGATTGCAGGTTGCTATCATTCAGAACCGTCCCTGCCTCGGCGGAAATGGCAGCAAGGAACTGGGCCTCATTCCTGAAGGTGTTGCCGGCCCTATAGTCGATGCCATTACGGAACGTCAGGAGGACGGAGATATCGGTGCCACAGCTATATTGAATCATATGCCCAACGTTTCTGTATTCCTGGAAGAGGAAGTATATAACGTCGTTCTCGACGGAAGAAAAATCGTGGCCGTTGATAGCCGCAATGCCCGTACAAGCGTGGAACACCGTTATTTTGCTCCTACCTTTATTGACGGCAGCGGCAGGGCCCTGCTGGCTCTCCTTTCCGGTGCTGCCACGATGGGCGGAGAAGAAGCAAAATCTGATTTTGGTGAAAGCCTTGCTCCGGAAAAAGCCAGTGCTATGCATCATGGAAATACTATTTTCTTCCGCACCGAAGAAATGGATCAGCCCGTCTCTTTCCCTGACGTTCCCTGGGCTGTCGAAGTTGCCAAAGACCATATGGACCTCAGTGGTCAAATCGGGCAAGTCAGCAGCTGCTGCGGTCATGGCCCTTATGAAAACAAACCGGGCCCCTATATCGGCCCTGAGAAGCAGAAACCTCGCCGCCGTGAAGATGGCAGCTGGGAAAATCCCATGAGCCTGCCGAAGACGCATTTCTGGGAATACGGACAATGGCTTGACCAATATAGTGACGGCGAAGCTATCCGCGACCACCTGCTGCAGGCTATCATCGGTACTTATGATAATGTCCGCCGTAAAGATCCGAAGAAGTATGCCAACCTTAAGCTAACTCATCTTACCTATCAAGTGGCTACAGGTGCCTTCAGAAGTTATCTTGGTGACTATGTTCTCTCAGAAAAAGATATTCGGGAGCACAAATTCTTCCCCGATGCTGTCGTCATGAACGAAAGCGCCTTCTGTCTGCACTATCCGGGAAATCCCAAGTACGACTTCCGCCTGGGAAACTGGAAGTGGGATGAACGCGACGGAAAACCCTATAGTGTTCCGTTCCGCTGCCTCTATTCAGCCGATATCGACAATCTTTTCTGCTGCGGCAAGCACATCAGCGCTACCCACATTGCTTCCTCAAATCTGAAACTCATGGGCAATGGCGGCCAGCATGGTATCGCCGTAGGGGCGGCCGCGGCATTGTGCAAAAAATATAAAACCATGGCTCGTGGTATTTTGAACAATCATCTGGAAGAATTAAAAGAAGTCATTAAAAAGGTCAACCAGTAA